A stretch of DNA from Streptococcus sp. NPS 308:
TTCAGCTATTCGGTGGATAGTGTTCTCTTGTCACGCTTTCCTCGCTTTCCTAAAAATGGCTTAATTGTGGACTTTTGTGCTGGCAATGGTGCAGTAGGACTTTTTGCAAGTAGTCGTACCAAGGCAAAAATTCTCTCTGTAGAAATTCAGGAGCGTTTGGCGGATATGGCAGAGCGTTCGGTTCAGTTGAATGGCTTGGAAGAGCAGATGCAGGTTATTTGCGATGATTTGAAAAATATGCCTGCTCGCATTCAGGGAAGTAAGGTGGACATGATTTTGTGCAATCCGCCTTATTTCAAGGTGGATCCGCATTCCAATCTGAACGAGAGTGAACACTACCTCCTAGCAAGACACGAAATTGCGACTAATCTTAAGGAAATCTGTCGAAGTGCTCAGAGTATTCTCAAGTCTAATGGTCGTTTTGTCATGGTTCACCGTCCAGATCGACTGTTGGATATTCTAGACATGCTTCAACGCCACAATTTAGCACCCAAGCGCCTGCAATTTGTCTATCCTAAACGAGAGAAGGAGGCTAATATGCTTTTAATCGAAGCTATCAAAGATGGATCTATTAGTGGCTTCAAGGTCTTGCCACCGCTCATTGTTCACAATGATGATGGTTCTTATACCCCAGAAATTCAAGAGATTTACTATGGATCATAAGGCCTACATGTATGTGGTAGAGTGTCGCGACGGTTCTTATTATACGGGCTATACAACGGATGTGAAGAGGCGCCTTGCCGTTCATAATAGTGGTAAGGGAGCCAAGTATACCCGAGCTCGATTACCAGTCAAACTTATCTATGTGGAGGCTTTTGCTAGCAAGGAAGAAGCCATGTCTGCAGAGGCTCTTCTCAAACGTAAGAAAAGACCACAGAAAGAACGATTTTTATCCGAAAATCAAGAGAAAAATCTAGCCAACCATATTGATGTCTAATGAGGAGTCCTTTGACTCCTCTTACTTTTGTCAAAAGAGGAAAAAAGTGCTACAATAAGGAGAATAAAGAAACGAGGTATTATCATGTCTAAGATTCTAGTATTTGGTCACCAAAATCCAGATTCAGATGCCATTGGGTCATCTGTAGCCTTTGCTTATCTTGCAAAAGAGGCTTATGGATTGGACACAGAAGCAGTAGCACTTGGAACCCCTAATGAAGAAACAGCCTATGTATTGAACTATTTTGGTGTTGAAGCACCACGCGTTATCACATCTGCTAAAGCAGAAGGTGCAGAGCAAGTCATCTTGACTGACCACAATGAATTCCAACAATCAGTGTCAGATATCGCTGAAGTAGAAGTTTACGGTGTTGTAGACCACCACCGTGTGGCTAACTTTGAAACTGCAAGCCCACTTTACATGCGCTTGGAACCAGTTGGATCAGCTTCATCTATCGTTTACCGCATGTTCAAAGAACACGGTGTAGCAGTTCCTAAAGAAATTGCAGGTTTGATGCTGTCTGGTTTGATTTCAGATACCCTTCTTTTGAAATCACCAACAACTCACCCATCTGATAAAGTCATTGCTCCTGAATTGGCTGAATTGGCTGGTGTCAACTTGGAAGA
This window harbors:
- a CDS encoding tRNA1(Val) (adenine(37)-N6)-methyltransferase, producing MKEEQLLKSGERINQLFSTDIKIIQNREVFSYSVDSVLLSRFPRFPKNGLIVDFCAGNGAVGLFASSRTKAKILSVEIQERLADMAERSVQLNGLEEQMQVICDDLKNMPARIQGSKVDMILCNPPYFKVDPHSNLNESEHYLLARHEIATNLKEICRSAQSILKSNGRFVMVHRPDRLLDILDMLQRHNLAPKRLQFVYPKREKEANMLLIEAIKDGSISGFKVLPPLIVHNDDGSYTPEIQEIYYGS
- a CDS encoding GIY-YIG nuclease family protein → MDHKAYMYVVECRDGSYYTGYTTDVKRRLAVHNSGKGAKYTRARLPVKLIYVEAFASKEEAMSAEALLKRKKRPQKERFLSENQEKNLANHIDV
- a CDS encoding manganese-dependent inorganic pyrophosphatase; this encodes MSKILVFGHQNPDSDAIGSSVAFAYLAKEAYGLDTEAVALGTPNEETAYVLNYFGVEAPRVITSAKAEGAEQVILTDHNEFQQSVSDIAEVEVYGVVDHHRVANFETASPLYMRLEPVGSASSIVYRMFKEHGVAVPKEIAGLMLSGLISDTLLLKSPTTHPSDKVIAPELAELAGVNLEEYGLAMLKAGTNLASKSAEELIDIDAKTFELNGNKVRVAQVNTVDIAEVLERQAEIEAAMQAANTANGYSDFVLMITDIVNSNSEILALGSNMDKVEAAFNFKLENNHAFLPGAVSRKKQVVPQLTESFNG